From Candidatus Acididesulfobacter guangdongensis:
ATCAAAATAATAAAAGGTAATGGATAAAAATAATAGTTTTGATTCAAATATATTGAATGTCAATAGCGGCGAAATAAGATTAAAAGTTTTAAATGCAATAAAAACATTATGCTACGAAAAAAAAGAATTTACCTTAGTATCCGGAAGAAAAAGCGATTTTTATATTGATTTGAGAAGAATTTCTTTTGACGGCGATTATCTCTATTATATAGGAAAATTACTGTATGGCGAGTTAACGGCTCTCAACGGCAGAATGCCGTATGACGTTATTGCGGGTGTTCCCGTAGGGGGACTGCCGCTGGTTGCGTCTATATTAATTGCAAGCTTTTTAGATAATAATCCTTTAAAATCTGTTGTTATCAGAAAAGAAAGAAAAGGATACGGAAAAGGCAATATGATTGAGCCTGTCCAGTTTCTTGGAAAAGATGCTAAAATAGTAATTATTGAAGA
This genomic window contains:
- the pyrE gene encoding orotate phosphoribosyltransferase, with the translated sequence MDKNNSFDSNILNVNSGEIRLKVLNAIKTLCYEKKEFTLVSGRKSDFYIDLRRISFDGDYLYYIGKLLYGELTALNGRMPYDVIAGVPVGGLPLVASILIASFLDNNPLKSVVIRKERKGYGKGNMIEPVQFLGKDAKIVIIEDVVTTGGSILNAVNNARNEGYIINSAVCIVDREEGGKENLLENGISLVSLFTRADILLPQ